The sequence below is a genomic window from Nakaseomyces glabratus chromosome F, complete sequence.
TCCATTTTTAATGAAGTCTTCTACTTGCTTACTCCTTCCGATATACTCAGGTTTACCGGCAAGTCCCAAGCACACGGCACATACATAGGTCGATTTACCAGAGCCATTGGGTCCGATGATCATATTCAGTGATGGCGAAAGGTTGAACTCGGTATAATTGTAAGTCACAAAGTTCTCAAGCCGTATCTTGACAATGCTGCCGGGCTTAAATACATCGTAGTCGACAGGCTTGATCTTCAGTCTTTTCCTAGAGGGCGTTAAATCGTCCACATCATCCACATAAGACGCTAGATTAATGGTAGGCATGCAcgtcttttctttattatagTACAACTGGCAGTTATATAAACCTTTGCCAAGGCCAATTCGATTTGATTGTCTCTATGCTGTGGTACTACACTCAGCTTTTATGTCTTTTACACTTTTCAAAACTGTATTTGAGCCCAAAGGCAGTTTTTCAGCAAGACCGATGGTGATCCCGATGTAAACAGAGTACTGTATGTAACACGGATCCAGTAACTGGTTTTTGTAAACTATATTATTACTTTCTACGCATATTATAAGGATTTTAGCTAAGATAAGTTTACGTTTTGCGATTCAAATCAGTGTAGCGGTTCTGAAAGGTATAATCTAAATGTATCAATCAcattctttttgttttacacaaaaaaaagtctGACATCGACAGCCATAAAGACTGACGATGCTAGGCTACCTCTTTCATCATTTAGAATCGGTTTTATGGCAAGATATATAGAGGCCAAACTGTCACATACTCGTGCGAAAGCTTCTGATAAGATCCGAATAGAAGAGTTCGGACCAAACTCCGCCTGGAGTGAAGTCTTTCCACCAATTATTGTCTCAGGAATCAGTTATTCACAGAGAGTCCTCATTCAATTGAAGTTGAATGACTTCTACAGATATGACCGATAACTATGTTATAAAATACATAAATTGTTGTAGAAACTGTCTTTTTATAGTTTGCAAATTATGAAAAATTATGGCAGACCCgtaatatattatttgtatattattAGGGCATTCCAACTGTACGTATGATTCAAGTTATTAAATATGCAATCAATCGGTGAATGCAGCTAGTAAAAATGTCTATCATTTGATATATGGTATTCTATTTGAGAGTGAATATTAAAATGTTATATGCCGGTTAATGCTAGCGATAACGAATGTAGcattaacaaaaaattgcGGAACTACTAATGCCCGAAGTATCGAGTTATTTAGCCAACTTTGCTTTGATAGAAATTGATCACATCGTCCCATTTTTTGTTCACAGAGTATCTCTTATGTCTGATATTCACCAAATCGGAGTTAGAGCACCAACCACTTTCCATGAATTGCTTCTCTATCTTTTCATAGGTACTATCTTCAAGTGTCTTCTGTTTGAAAAGGAACTTGATGTAATCTTTCAGATCCATCACTTTGATACTATCTGGCTGGTTCTCTTCCTTAGTATTTGATTTAGCCTGAGAGCTATTTGTTGAGACTGATAATGGCGtactgttgttgctgttatGTCTCGGTACATTAACATTCTCTAAACAGAACACTTTTGAACATTCTGTGTCAAACCTCGGACGAGCTGGCATGTTGATCGAAGTGCCATCTGTAACGTTGATAACAGGCACTTGCGATTTCCAAGCATCCATATCTATGGCCATAGTCTTGAAATTTGGATCGATTATCTCAGTCTTGgggaaattgaaatagtCCATGTTCGCAGAGTCAGCGGAATTCGACTTTGGTACCGCACCATTGTATCTCTTATCAACGGCCATATACAAAACAGAGTTATCTGAATTATCTCCATTACTTCCATTTCTTAAAGTGTAGTTGTCTATGGTGCTGTTATTATCAGGTACTGTATGTCTTAGAAAATCTTGACTGTGTCTAGATGGTACAACTTCAGCAGGTGGTTTGTTAGAAATTCTAGCACTAGATCCATTAGTGCTCATAATTCTAGTTAATCCACGCTTCATCTTATGACTGAATGAGGATGTGCGCATTAATGGTGTTGAAACATTTCTACCAGTTTTCCCAGAGTAATCAATATTCGCATCGGTTGCTATGCTTGTACTGCTCAATTGTCGTCCCAAGGTTGATCTGATATATGGCTTTTTATCAATGGCAGTCACTGGTGTAGGTAAAGGTGTGACGGGTGACATTGGTGAACTGGCATTTTCGTTGCCCATTTTCATGGAGGCTTTCCTCATTAAAGCACTTGAAGCCCTTCGGAGAAATGGAGGTCGTTTAGTCTTAGAATCTATACTATTCAGGTCTGTTGTACTTATTGCCAAGCCTAATGGCTGCATATCAGTACTGCCTAGTTTTTGTTGGACTGATTGAGATTGTGACCTTGCTCTCCCAGAATTTACCGAAGGTGCCCTAGATATTGTTCCTGTTACGGCTGGTAGATTGTATAGTTGAGCTTCTAGTCTGGACACATTATCTAGATCCGTATTCGGTGTGTTTATACTACTAGTATACCGCTTAAGCGATGGCTTTCTCTCTGTCAATGGTTTTTTTGTATCGTTGTTAGCTGTCTCAAGGACAAGCCTCTGTACTGAATTCGTTATTGAAGTGCTTCTTCTTGGTCTGCTAGAAATTGATGTTCTTGCTTGAACAGGTGTTGCTGAGTGCGAAGCCAGTGATGTGTTCGACGTCGCCGTGGCAACTTTACTTAGTTGTGGAAATTCTGTCGGGGAATGTTTTTGAGACGTGAGTATTCCATTAATGTTGCcgtttgtgtttgtgttaATATTAGGTAGCTCGCCACCAGTTGTTAATAGAGTATTTGAAaactttttcttcaaagaagCCTTTGGACTTGTGATCTTTGGTGAAGGTGGAACACTTATATTGCTTTCCTGAGTAGTATTCAATGGAGATGAGCCCTTATTCCCGAGAGATGAAGACGAATTTGGTATTTCTAATGCTTTTGATAAATCAAATGATGTATTAGGATTTTCCAATGGATACTGTATCTCTTCAACGTTTAATTCCTGGCTATTCTTCAAATTATAATCTAACGAGGACTGTATATTTATCAGTTCGTCATTGTTCGAGACGAGATCATCCAAGATCATTTTGGAAGTTCTACTATCTTTAACAGCACTAGGTACAACGATTGGTGACAGTGGAGTAGATGATCTCAAGGATGGCATTCTATGGGGAGGAGATGCTGAACGATCTGGTGAATTCGAAGAATGTGCTCTCAAAATAGATTCAGGACTTTCAGCTAGTGCATCTAATCCGTTGCGAGTATGTTCCGGTAATAGCATGCCACGTTGATCCAGTTCTTGTAGAGCTGCTGCATTCTCCATGTTCTCCAGTTGTTGTGCTCTTATCACGTCAAATGATAAATCGTTATGTGGCAACGGTGGTAACAATGATAATTCATCAAAACTGTTCGTCagctttttttcttcttcttcagcgTCACCTTCTGCGGTGTCATTTATCATGTCTTGGCTCTCTATTGAAACATCTCCTGTATCGTCGAGCCTTGTTTCTTCCTCGATCTCGGGTATATAATCAACAGGAGAATGGTGTATTACAGTGTTTTCGTGATCCTCTTTCTCCTCTTTTATGTCATGAAGATGTGAGTTTACTGCTGTCAGTCCGGAAGTCGGACTGCTGGTGGCGGCAGGTACCTCGTTACTCATAGGATTAGTCATTTTGTGAAATTCCAACTATTCTCCACTCTCTTTTTCCTCCTGTAACCTCTCTCTATATATCTATAAGTCGTCGTTTGgcctttttcttttgaaactcTGTGCTATATGTGATTTAAATTCATCCACAAATTATATCTATATCTGAGTTGGGTTTGCTGTCGTCAGGTTGTTAATCCAGGTGTAATCAGGAATGGCTCTGTGTTTCTTCTCAAAGCGGCCAAAGtatcaattaaaaaaacCTTGGTTCAAAGTTAATAGCGTACTTCTAATCGTCTTAAGCAAGTAGTCCACTATACATTGGGTTGCTTACCGCGTTTCAACAACACCAAATACAGCAATATGTCTACTAATTATTTAAAAGTCCAGTTAATTTATGCcaagctcatcgatttttttggaatttttttttttttcacttttttccagtttttcagaaatttgCTCTAAGGAATCCCGCACAAAGGGAGTAATTACTCGAAATATTGGCCATCCCAGATAGATGTCAAAACAGGTATCAGATGGATCAATGACGACTTTTTGGGAACTGAGTCCCTACCTCTACTGAGATTACCTTGTCTATTGATGCGTCAGCAGTTATTTCCTTGGAAAAGTGATATATGTAGCTTCTCAATGGGGTTTATATTATATCCATATCTATGGTGCTATGATTtagtaaatatttattatgtgagatgaaaatgtaaatatttattatggAGATGAAAATGTAAATATCTATTTTGTGGTGGATGTCAAATACGTTTCCAAGGTGAGTGAATAAggtatatatattactcTTCTCTAAAGCGAATACATGAAGGGTTTTGAAAATCTATTCCTGGGATTTGGCCTTTCTCCgttcttgttcttgctgTTTCTCTTGTTCTATGGTTTCGACGTACTTGGCAATTTCTTCGTTAGTTAGTGCTCTCACTTGGTTGTTTGGCTCGACCACTGTGATTTCGATGTTCTTGGCACCGGTCTGCACGACTTCCAGCAGTGCTTTAACTGTGAGCCTTATGCACTCTTCTTTATTGCTTGGTGGCTCTTCTCTGTTGTAGTTTTTCTCCAAGAACTCCCTCACTGTCTTGCTGTTTCTGCCGATGGCCTGTGCGCACCAGGAGGAGTAGATACCGCTGGGCTCTGTCTGGTACAGTCTTGGGTTCTCTGTGTCCCTTGGGTCGAACCCTGCGATCAGCGTCGAGACACCGAAGGGCCTCACACCTCCGGACTGGGTGTATTTCTGCTGCACGCCGGCGACGTAGCGGGCCATGTACTCGACTGTCACGGGGTCCTCCAGCGTCAATCTGTGGCTCTGTGCCTCCACACGCGCCATGTTCACAAGGATACGGGAGTCCGCATTCAGGCCCGCGAACGAGAGCACCAGGTGCGAGTCGATGGGCAACACCTTCGACGCAATAACCCTGGTGTCTTGCAGCTTCAGCGTCGACCGACGCTCACACCCCAGCACTACACAGTCCTTCCCTTTCAAACCAACAGCACAGGTACCACGCTTCACGGCCTCCAGCGCATACTCCACTTGGAAAATGTGCCCGTCCGGCGAGAATATAGACAACGCCCTATCGTAACCACTCATCGCTTTCTTATACAGCTACTCAATGTCGTATGTGTTACTTATTCCAAGCACGTCAAGGTATTTCAATTGGCACTGCAGAAGTATCTTGTATTCACGCTTATGTTTCTTCACAATTTGGGGGGGAGAGAGGGAACTTGCCCAAACCGGCTGACGGAGAGGCGAGAGGGGGACGCCATCGATCACATGATGTAATCTGTACAAAGTGATATTTGCCACCCGTTCAGATGTATATATCACATGATAGACGTATATAGTGTTATATCACATGTATAATCCGTATAAACATACATACCTTGCGACGGGTCACATGGTCCTTTCCGTTGAAAAGGGCGATGAGCGACTTTTCAAGGCCGCAAAGGGGAAGTTTGAAGAGGATTTGATTGTGTTATACTTATATGCGGGTATTTggtttgtatatttgttggGAAGGGGATAGACACGGCCGACATGATACGTGAGAACAGTGTGTTGTCTACTTCTACATCTTCGAGCGATCTGCGGGAGCTCGAGGAAGTGGAGGCGTCTGATGTGCGCGGGGTGCGCTGGGTGCTGCGGTACCTGGTGGGCAGCTCGATCAACCTGGTGCTTCCGTTCCTGAACGGTCTGATGCTCGGGTTCGGTGAGCTGGTGGCGCACGAGCTGTGCTGGCAGTACAAGTGGTTCTACCACGGCCGGGACAGCGCGCACAAGATATTCCCTGTGTCGCGGAAATTGCAAGCTCCGGCTCAAACCCACGAGCAAGATCAAGAGCACATAAGCAAGGCACAGCATGGGTACGCACGTCTGCGGGAAAGATGGACCTCCATGAAGAGCAAGTTCCTGTGAGTATATACTTTATAGATCGCAATAATACATAGCAATTTGTCATTAGTGACTCACCATTGGGTGTGTGACTTTGTCACACACTTGAAGACCTTTTTTTCTGCTCTTCCACAATTTTGCAAAATGACTTACACTTCCTGCATTTTGACAATTTGTTTAAGAGTGAGTTCAATGGGAACATAAAAGCTTGGCCCATCCTGATCCTTGGCCATCGATTTACTCCCCCACTGGTGTTGAAAGCAAGGATGATGATAAGTACGGTGCTGAGGGTGCGTGCACCTGTGTATGCGTCAGTTTGTGCGCCTCGGACGATTGCAATTGGGTACAGAAGGTTTTACTCTGACAAGAAGTTGGACGCTGTGAAAAAGGCTCCAGAGACCAAGGTGAAGGAGAAAGAGCCGCTGTGGGATAGGGTGAAGCATGAGGTGAAGCACTACGTTAATGGTACGAAGCTGCTAGGTTACGAGCTGAAGATATCTACGAAACTTCTTGCCAAGTCCATGCAGGGCTACGAGCTTACGAGACGTGAGAGGAATCAGCTGAAACGGACAGTGGGCGATATATTTAGGCTAGTGCCCTTTTCGGCATTTGTGATTATCCCATTTGCTGAGTTGCTGCTGCCTGTGGCGCTGAAGTTGTTCCCAAACTTGCTGCCTTCCACCTATGAGAGCACTTCAGACAAGCAGtcaaagaggaagaagctAATTGAGATCAGGCAGAACACTTCCGAGTTTCTACATAAGACCTTGGAAGAGTCTCAGTTCATTAGTTATAAAAACATAGAAAAcgaggagaagaagaagaccttcttgaacttcttcCAGAAATTGTACGCTTTGAAAGAGAGCAACAAGAGCACAGGCCCTATTATCTTTACTCACCAGGAGATTGTGACAATTGCCAAAATGTTTAAGAATGACACTGTGCTGGATAACTTGTCCAGGCCTCAACTTGCCGCCATGTGTAAGTTTATGTCTATTAGACCTTTCGGTAACGATCCAATGCTGCGCTACCAGATTCGTTATAAGTTGAAGAGTATCATGGAGGATGATAAAACCATCGATTATGAGGGTGTGAAAAGCTTAACACCAGAAGAGCTATACCAAGCTTGTGTCTCTAGAGGTATGAAGGCCTATGGTGTCTCCAAAGAAGATCAAATCGACAATCTAAAAGTTTGGTTGGACTTGAGATTAAGGAAGAAGATTCCTTCGGTCTTAATGGTTTTATCATCAACATTCACTTTTGGTGGTCCGCAACAGAGCAGATCGGAGGATTCTAGTTGCAGTCTTCACCTAACCGCTACCGAACCTGAAGTCTCAGAGGATGGTAAATGCCTGATCTTTGAAGGTGAGAAGAGCAACTATGAAAAGCTATTGGATTTATACTATGATGGTATTTTGCAAGTGTTGAGCAGTATCCCTGATCCTGTTTATAACGTCGCTAAATTAGACC
It includes:
- the MIM1 gene encoding Mim1p (CAGL0F01221g~Ortholog(s) have role in mitochondrial outer membrane translocase complex assembly, protein import into mitochondrial outer membrane and integral component of mitochondrial outer membrane localization), encoding MIRENSVLSTSTSSSDLRELEEVEASDVRGVRWVLRYLVGSSINLVLPFLNGLMLGFGELVAHELCWQYKWFYHGRDSAHKIFPVSRKLQAPAQTHEQDQEHISKAQHGYARLRERWTSMKSKFL
- a CDS encoding uncharacterized protein (CAGL0F01177g~Ortholog of S. cerevisiae : YOL036W and Saccharomyces cerevisiae S288C : YOL036W), which translates into the protein MTNPMSNEVPAATSSPTSGLTAVNSHLHDIKEEKEDHENTVIHHSPVDYIPEIEEETRLDDTGDVSIESQDMINDTAEGDAEEEEKKLTNSFDELSLLPPLPHNDLSFDVIRAQQLENMENAAALQELDQRGMLLPEHTRNGLDALAESPESILRAHSSNSPDRSASPPHRMPSLRSSTPLSPIVVPSAVKDSRTSKMILDDLVSNNDELINIQSSLDYNLKNSQELNVEEIQYPLENPNTSFDLSKALEIPNSSSSLGNKGSSPLNTTQESNISVPPSPKITSPKASLKKKFSNTLLTTGGELPNINTNTNGNINGILTSQKHSPTEFPQLSKVATATSNTSLASHSATPVQARTSISSRPRRSTSITNSVQRLVLETANNDTKKPLTERKPSLKRYTSSINTPNTDLDNVSRLEAQLYNLPAVTGTISRAPSVNSGRARSQSQSVQQKLGSTDMQPLGLAISTTDLNSIDSKTKRPPFLRRASSALMRKASMKMGNENASSPMSPVTPLPTPVTAIDKKPYIRSTLGRQLSSTSIATDANIDYSGKTGRNVSTPLMRTSSFSHKMKRGLTRIMSTNGSSARISNKPPAEVVPSRHSQDFLRHTVPDNNSTIDNYTLRNGSNGDNSDNSVLYMAVDKRYNGAVPKSNSADSANMDYFNFPKTEIIDPNFKTMAIDMDAWKSQVPVINVTDGTSINMPARPRFDTECSKVFCLENVNVPRHNSNNSTPLSVSTNSSQAKSNTKEENQPDSIKVMDLKDYIKFLFKQKTLEDSTYEKIEKQFMESGWCSNSDLVNIRHKRYSVNKKWDDVINFYQSKVG
- the PRE6 gene encoding proteasome core particle subunit alpha 4 (CAGL0F01199g~Ortholog(s) have role in establishment of cell polarity, proteasomal ubiquitin-independent protein catabolic process, proteasome-mediated ubiquitin-dependent protein catabolic process); translation: MSGYDRALSIFSPDGHIFQVEYALEAVKRGTCAVGLKGKDCVVLGCERRSTLKLQDTRVIASKVLPIDSHLVLSFAGLNADSRILVNMARVEAQSHRLTLEDPVTVEYMARYVAGVQQKYTQSGGVRPFGVSTLIAGFDPRDTENPRLYQTEPSGIYSSWCAQAIGRNSKTVREFLEKNYNREEPPSNKEECIRLTVKALLEVVQTGAKNIEITVVEPNNQVRALTNEEIAKYVETIEQEKQQEQERRKAKSQE
- the MDM38 gene encoding ribosome-binding protein MDM38 (CAGL0F01243g~Ortholog(s) have ribosome binding activity), whose translation is MMISTVLRVRAPVYASVCAPRTIAIGYRRFYSDKKLDAVKKAPETKVKEKEPLWDRVKHEVKHYVNGTKLLGYELKISTKLLAKSMQGYELTRRERNQLKRTVGDIFRLVPFSAFVIIPFAELLLPVALKLFPNLLPSTYESTSDKQSKRKKLIEIRQNTSEFLHKTLEESQFISYKNIENEEKKKTFLNFFQKLYALKESNKSTGPIIFTHQEIVTIAKMFKNDTVLDNLSRPQLAAMCKFMSIRPFGNDPMLRYQIRYKLKSIMEDDKTIDYEGVKSLTPEELYQACVSRGMKAYGVSKEDQIDNLKVWLDLRLRKKIPSVLMVLSSTFTFGGPQQSRSEDSSCSLHLTATEPEVSEDGKCLIFEGEKSNYEKLLDLYYDGILQVLSSIPDPVYNVAKLDLNEVVKPVETISEVESVAEEGPSKQEESIAKELREIAKEVAEEPTLSNSAKETREVEVDMENKASEEAGLAEGSSKKDDNEFKLNVLKEQEELIKKEQEEAEARATRESVSDDITLDEEEEVSQPPVPLDQAAKTSITKKN